taacatggcaagaggtgaagcacaacaaaactacctatctaggcaagtttaaatggggccggaagcaacgaacaacaattccggaaaatcctcatatgcataatttaagatttggtactgttctgccctaaacacaattttagagttgtttaacatgcaaataaaggtcaccatgttaaactaggcatttttctaccccatttacatatataatttattaaattcggagttacggttattaagttatgaattaaatcattttagcatggcataggagtaaatttaatcaaacatcattttaaatattttaaacatagatgaaagttggatattattatcctacacaaaattctgagcaagtttcatatataaatcattttaatccgatgcacggttagtgagttattaaatgcatgaactagggggacttttctgcaaaactgacaATCTCTGGATAAATAGGAAAAATCCCAGGCGCTGAAAAAAAACACATCACGGGCCGAAACTGGAGCAGATTGGGCCAGCAGAAGAAAAAAATACTAAGGAACCACGGGGGGGGGGCAGCTCACCATGGACTCTTGGCCCAgctggaggggaagcaggccggtggAGGAGAGAGGCAGGCCGAGGCGGGAGCTGGAGCCTGGCACGGCTGGGCTTGGAGGCGCGGCCCATGGCGCGTAGGAGGCAGGCCAGGCGGGGGCGGCGCGTTGGGCCGGAATCGGGCCGGCTGGAGCTGGGCCCATgcggggaggaggcggaggcgctcgtCGTCCTCGCGCCTGGCGCACGAACAGGAACAGGGCGGCGGCACTCTAGGTCAacggcgaggcggcagcggggACTCCGGCAGGCGGGCATGGCGGAGATCTGCGGGAATGGACGGATCTGGCCACGGGGATCCCAGATCCGGTGACGGAGGTAGCCGGCGGCGCTCGGGGAAGCGGAAGCCGGCGAAGTGGAGCTCGTCCATGGCGGCTCCCTTGGGATGGCGGGTGCTAGTGGTCGCCGACGGTGCAAGTCCGGCGAGGGGAGGCGCTCGGGGCGGAGGCAGCTACgcgatcgggctcctcccgatccagagcAAGACGGCGGCGCTGTGTGCACACGGCGGCAGCTCGGGCCCGGTGCGGTGCGAGGCGGGCTGTGGATGGGCCTCGCGGGTCTGGCGCGGtggagggagaggagagagagggtggaGCACTGAGGTGGCGCGAGCTGAGTGGGTGAGGGCGCTGGCGGCGGTGAGGTGGCGCTCTCGGgttggtcggagtgaggtggctgagggcggcggacatgtccggcgcggacgagattgtccggcggcgcgaggtggacgaaggttagggtttggactgcgcgaaaaattcggaggggatcacatatttataggtagagggagctagaagagtccaaatgaggtgcagttttcggccacgcgatcgtgatcgaactctctagatgatggagcagagttaggtgggttttgggccaaaatggaagggtgttgggctgcaacacacacgaggccttctcggtccctcggttaaccgttggagtatcaaacgaagtccaaatggtacaaaacttgacaggcggtctaccggtagtaaaccaaggccgcttggcaagtctcggtccaatccggaaatgtttaatccccacacatgaaagaaagatagaaaagaccaccggagaagaacgaagcgccggaatgcaaaacggacaacggggaaaatgctcggatgcatgagacgaacacgtatgcaaatgaaatgcgcatgatgacatgatatgcaatgcatgacacgcaagcaaaggcaaggcaacaacagcgaataactgaacgacacctggcacatcggtctcggggcgttacatcttccctcatatgcgtcttgacaccgaagcaataatTGGTCTGCCCTGCTTgaaagaagctctggattgcttcaaagaggctgcattgttgcctttcgtcaccgaccaagagcactgaaacgaagagttgctgctccaattttatgccactcttcacatacgtggctacaacagagatccaaagacttggatccttgagtggatgaccggaaatgttcatcacgaagccaaagcctttgatatcattgagctcactggtctgcccactcctggagatctctatgaacctggttgtcagcttcacaatgaagctatggagagcatatTTCAaaagcctgaaccgaacatgagtcagatgcttagcatgatgaagcctttgactccagatgctgcatatcctaaggagttctttgttgaagaccttgagtatctgccaaggactatctatcacattataaggcgaactctctggcccatcaaaggacattctccacatgcaaagctggaaggtgcaatgaagactttggtcttctatattcttcatggcaaatgcttcaatgcacaagacttcttcatccgccaacttgctgtatcaggatctgatcttttgggcttgaagttctatgctccatggataatgcggctgatcaaactccactcagctatctcatatcagccctctgctcgcaatcatcggatctttctgcctgacgtggatatgtccgttgaagccatctatccagagcctgacaAGGAGCCTCTTATTCTTCAGAATgctgagcatcaaagtttctctcagaacattgaaggagttgaagcagtcactcgtgtttatcctctggctggtactacacatgcacctcatcgtgccctcactgaagccactgaaagcactattgcccaacggcccaagaagcgatctcgtgttctcaatgaccgggagcttctggttgctcttcatcagaaacaggataggcatcatgactggctgaagcaccAAATGCAAAGcttcttggtggatgtcaaccgcattcgcaatcttgccaccaagaatgtctttgttgcccatgaaacctgtcggcgtacatggaaagggctgacgcttatgtgttctgaggatgatctccaagaggatggcttctctgaacgtttcaagtttgactccacacctccccgaaggaCTGTGCTACGacaaactccatctcttgaagactctgagttctcttcctccgcgacaactgtgaatgccagagtgatcgaggacgaagacaatgctacttcaccgcctcctccttctgcacgcatcgacacttccccaagttcttctgcaccgccgaacaccaccgacgaccttgctgcttcacctactcttcatgggaacgagtagatgctctatgtcttcaaacttttttggtccttactgacaaaagggggagaagcatatgagtttgatagtcttcaagcgggtccatatgggcggttactttatgtttttcctagtgtttacaactctcattttgatacatttggttctttgagttgtaacacttaaactcgatggtcgtctgctacttatttgctattctgtgatgcgatgataaattccgcatgtgcgacgataaattccgcacttagatcattttgcagacgtccatttttcattatgcatgtcattatctccacatacttttcatgcataatgaattgtcatcataagttgaagaggatctccacaagtacaacatgccatgtgcatttgcattccaaaagcaaattacttatatgcacatcttcagggggagcccttgcaacttatgaagacaattccttatcctttacaaatttcacatattatattccctgttgaaaacttcaactagtttgtcatcaatcaccaaaaagggggagattgtaagtgcatctagtgccacccctagttggttttggagtattgacgacaaacctagttgagggactaatgtgtttgtgagaattgcaggataacacaggtagaagtccctcgttgattcggttttcctaccagagatgacccctaaaaatgtatgaagacattgaagtcaaaggtggtatgtgaagacattcatattgaagactatggcaagagaagacattgcatgaagactatggagcgcgaagacttagatctttcgtagttctttttcttctttgttgagtcataggaaccaccgtactgttaagtggggttcaagagaaccagtcagaataactgaagtgatgcttaaccaaaatcctatgtcttcgagtgaagactatgaaagcgaatcttgttcagagttggacaagtcagctttgcttgtagcccaagtaaagttgccgtttGTGTTTGAAATCtgcattggaacacgtgtcagttccttagtgactcagggtcatttcggacaaatcaggtcgggttgcctagtggctataaatagcccaccccctacaaccatgaacggttggctgctctgagttaaagtacggcttttgtcatttgagagcaacccacctcgaagcctttgagagagaattccttgagaggataaagccctaaacactcagagccaaagagtgttaggcatcacttaagtattcttgtctgtgtgatctaaagacttattacacttgaggactgtgaatcctccagccggctaggcgtcgcgttctgagcatccaagagtcattgtggatcgccggtgaacgaagtctgtgaaggtttggaagtctaccttgaagacttaccggagtgattgggcgaggtctgtgtgacattagctcaaggggaatacggtgaggactaagtgtcccgagctgcgtgttcaggactaggtgtccaggactgtgtgtcctcaggtttaaatatacctatccgccctaactagacgtacaactgtcaccgcagttggaactggtctaccaaacctttcTCTTCACACacacactggttctatcctttccatctctttatttacagttggctcTTGTGACGTCAGTGCCTATCTGCTTTATCCATTTGCCTTCACTGTGTatctgatctttactgcctagcagctattagtcattgtgctttcacttcattgaatacttgactatggcctgcctagtgtagtctaccttccgctgcatggtaataggttcagttatatcgtttgtcttcaaaacttacatgttttgaagactttcctaaaaatcgcctattcaccccccccctctagtcgatataacgcactttcagcgggttttcggcctgctgctctccagcatcgtcgtccataccgtcgatgtcttcggagccgtagtcgagcatgtcagttaagtcctccacagtggctatgaagtgggtggtgggtgggacgtaaaattccccgctttcagcccctagtccgggctgggcgtagttcggacattgcttctctataatgacgagggatcgcatcaagtccagagcctcacttaaaggcgaggtttgaccAGGGGGAAGGAAACCCGTGGAGTACGGTGGGAGGGAAATTCCTTGGCCGGGCTCagacgatgctgactccgagggttcagagctagtgtccggagaagagtccggcttcctGATGGTTGCCAACGGCACTACTTCCTCCGATTCTCCCGTGCTGGgcttagtggccgcagatagtccggcgggctcagtaatcccgtcttcggacctggtgatgcgctcctgatctaaggccagagcggaggtaggggtcgtgaacccttggaagatcaagtctcctcggatatcagcgacatagtccagatttccaaaactaacttggtgacctggggcgtagctgtcgatctgttctagatggccaagcgagttggcccgcagtgcgaagccaccgaacacaaagatctgatcggggaggaaaacctcccccagggcagcattgttgtagatgattgatggagccatcgaaccttctggtgacgacgtagcggaactctcaatgaaggcaccaatgtcggtgtcaaaaccgacggatctcgggtagggggtcctgaactgtgcgtctagggtcgatggtaagaggagacaggggacacgatgtttacccaggttcgggccctctttatgaaggtaataccctacttcctgcttgattgatcttgataaatatgaggattacaaaagttaatctaccacgagatcataatgactaaacgctagatgtctagcctgtatgattgtgattgcctctacggactaaaccctccgatttatatagacatcggaggggcctagggttgtacaaagtcggtttacaaaggaaggaatctacatatccgaacgccaagcttgccatccacgcaaagtagagtcccatccggacacgggaggaagtcttctatcttgtatcttcatagcccattagtctgaCCCATATTACATAGTCCGGACGCGCGAGGACCCCTTAATTTAGGATTCCCTCAAGCGCCGCGAGGGCGAGTACCTCAAGCAGCTGGAGCGCGATGCCGAGGAGAAGCGCCGCGagaccgaggaggaggcgcgccatgccCAGCTGGCAACGGCACAGCCCTCGACAGACGACATCGCCAGAGTCTGGAATACGGCGTTCCCATGGGCCGGTCTGGCGCCGACATTGGTCGACCTCACCACCCCCGACGTCGACGACAaggacgcctagggcagcgcgcctTGTTGTAGTTTAGGTTTAATTAATGTTTTAGTTAATATAAATATAGAtgcgtggactctcgccggcctttgTGGCCGGCATTAATGTTTTTCTATTTTCAAAGTATTTGTGTTCTATTTTTTCGTGTGACTAAAAAATGAGTCGGGTCAGCGTTGGACGCATGCACCGACCCAAACGCGAAAGCAGATACGTATGTCCGCCGAACCGACCCAAACGAACAAAAGCGAACAAAATCACCGTTTGTTTGGATCGCCGCGTTGGAGTTGTTCTAATTCTTCTCCCATCCGAATCCTTGTTACTATTCTAGTTGCGAAACTGCTCCGCACACGACAGTGTACGGACGAAATCCGAACGATGCATGTCTTCACCTGTGCCGATTTTCGTAATGGTCTAATCTAATGGATGAGTTGATCCATCTTCACAAATCGTGTGCAGAGCTGTCGTCCGTGTGTGTGTGTAGCACTGCTTTTCCAGATGGGTTTCCTCGGGATCTCTACTCGAGCTGTGCCACACACACGACAAAATATGAAGGACTCATATACGTTTGGTGGCATGCGTCATGTCAGTGCGTCAGGATTGGTGCAAGAAAACCCTCGTCCGGTCTTCAGTTGACCCGTGGTCAGGCCCCTCCGTTCGGCGGCCACCCGTCCGTGAACAACACCTTCTGCCGTCCCATTCTTGTTCCGTTTCACGTACAGCAGCAGACAGCGATATGCCGTCGAATGAacaaagaaagaaacaaacaatGATGGGTGGTGGTACCGTACTGTATTGAAGGTTGGTGAAGACGGCCGGGTAATCCACATCCACCTTCGTCCCTTTGGTCAGAGGAGCACAAACCTCCTTGCTCATAACCAATGAGCAGAGGGTTTGGTGCCCCAGAGTGCTCACGTTTATTCCGGCTAAGCAGTATACTAGTGATACTGCTAGAGTACAAGGAGCATCACCTTCGTTCCTCGTGTGAGAGCACATTCTCCTTCTTGAGAACCAATGAGAGAGAGGGTCTGATGCCGTAGAGTTTGTTCCGGTTAAGCATTATACTACTACCAGTAGTAGCACCACAGCCCAAAGTTCCCGAAAAACAAGTCCAAAATTCCGAAAAACAGCGCTCTACACCGATCGCACGGCCCTAAACAGAAGCTTGCTTCTTGTCTTGCTGTATAATTCGGCCGAGCTGAGCTTCGACCCGAAGTTGCGAATCAGCATGGCGCTAAATGTCAAGCTCCAGCGCAAGCATAGTTGTCAGCGACTTTCGACCGCGTCCGTGGGCGTTTGAGAGGTTTAATTTGTCaaatccggctgtagatgctcgtAGGAGTACATTTACTACCACACCACCAGCACGCCGGCCAAACCAGGCAAGAAATAGCAAAAATGGTATTGCTATCAACTTGCCAGTAGGAGTACATTTACTACCACATCACCGGCAAACTTGCCAAAACAGGCAAGAAATGGCAAAAACGTCATTGCTATCACTCCGTCCAATGAGATCTCCACTCCGATTACTACAGACTTCTCACAAAGATTACGGAAAAGCGACGCAGGGAAATTCGGGCAGGAGATAAGCCAGGAAGCCGCCGGCGCCTTCCTCTCTGCTTCTCCTCCGCAAGGCGACACCTGTGTGAACGTGGCTTTGCCACCGCGAGAGAACCCTTTCTCCCTGTGACTTTCGCCTTTCTCCCATTCATCCAAACCGGCGGCGGCAGAATCTGATCTCGCGGGGTAGAAATACGGACGCGGCTCGGGCAGTGCACTGCACGGCGTCCAGTTGAAGGAAACGCACGGGCGCGAACGCTGTTGAGGTCGTCTCGTCTCGGCCTCTTTCTTGGCTCGCCATTAATGGCCGTGCGTTTCCTCGTACTACTGTCGCTCCTCGTCCTGGCCTCCTCCAGCTCGGGCTCCACCACCTCGCTCGCCACCAACGCCACCGCCGATGGCGGCTCGCTGGATATTCTGGATGCGGGGAGCGTCACCGAGTTCAGCTTCTCCAACTTCCACCCCGAGTACCGCGGCAAAAACCTGACGGTGGTCGGCGACGCCGACATCACCAAGGGCGCGCTCCAGATCACGCCGGACACGGGCAACGAGGCCGCCCACTTCCTCACCAACAAGTCCGGCCGCGTCCTCTACTACGCCCCGGTCAGGCTCTGGCGCCTCGAGAAGGGCGGCGGCAAGGGCAATGCCAGCGCCGGCGGCAAGAAGGTCGCGTCGTTCCGCACCGTGTTCACCGTCAACGTCTTCCGCCCGTCGGGCGCGGACCCGGCGGAGGGGTTCGCGTTCCTCATCGCGCCGTCCGCGGGCGAGCCACCCGCCGGCAGCTACGGCGGGTTCCTCGGCCTCACCAACGCGACGACCGACGGCagcgccgccaaccaggtcgtcgccGTCGAGCTCGACACCGAGAAGCAGCCCTACGACCCGGACGACAACCACGTCGGCCTCAACGTCAACAGCGTCGTCTCCGTCGCCAACGCCTCGCTCACGCCCCGCGGCATCGAGATCTCGCCGGTCAAGACCGCCAAGTACAACGTCTGGATCGACTACAACGGCAGCGCCCGCCACATCACGGTGTACATGGCCGACTTCGAGGCGGCCAAGCCCGCGTCTCCGGTGCTCGCCGCGCCGCTGGACCTCGGGGCCACCGTGGCCGAGAGGTCCTACCTCGGGTTCGCCGCGTCGACGGGCACCAAGTACCAGCTCAACTGCGTCCTAGCGTGGAACATGACGGTGGAGAAGCTGGACGAGCCGAGCAACAACAGGGGCCTCATTCTGGGGCTCGCCGTCGGGGTGCCCGTCGGGGTGCTCGCGCTGGGCGCCGCCGCCGCATTGGGGTACTACGTGTGCGTGGTGAGGCGGCGGAAGCTGGGCCGCGACCAGGGGAGCGCCATCACCGGAACGATGATCCGGAGCCTCGCCGGCGGGCCGCGGGAGTTCGACTACCGGGAGCTGCGGAGGGCGACCAACAACTTCGACGAGCGGATGAAGCTGGGGCAGGGCGGGTACGGGGTGGTGTACCGCGGCACGGTGGCCGACGACCACAGCAACCCGGCCGCCGCGGGGACCGCGGTGGAGGTGGCGGTGAAGAAGTTCTCGCGGGCGAGCACGCAGGGGCAGAACGACTTCCTCGCCGAGCTCAGCATCATCAACCGCCTCCGCCACAAGCACCTCGTCCGCCTCGTCGGTaagccctccccccctcccccctccggccgccgccgcaacgCGGTTTACAACTTGATTCTTGCACATGATTTCTTTATTCGCTTATCGTTTTTCCGGCACGTGATTCTTGCACATGGGGTGTCGCCGTTAACAAAGGCCAATTCGTGTCGCCATTAACAAAGGCCAATTTGAACCGGGTTTGCTCGGTTTCCTAGGAGCTTGATGCATGTGCACACTTGCACAACAATGCTTTGACCCTTCACTTTAGTTGAACTTTACAGCTTGAATGCGTTCATGGCGTTAAACGCAGACCAACCAAAGCTTTCCCAGTCTGTATTATGCTTAAGTGCATGTATAATGCATAGGCTCAAGGTGATGCCTCGTATAtcatgtaggatcggatatgacgtaaagtaggtttggatagggaagcgggatccttttcaggaggcgggtgcttgaagagaaaaaaTGTGGTCTGGTGACAAAAGTTGAAAAGGTTGGAGTgaaagtagagatgcatgtgtattagagtctttattttctatttcttaacGAGGCTCACTAATAGTAGCTTGcattgaaaaaataaataaatgtagatgcctcaaattactttttgtcatggggcatatgtatccatatgccactattgtacatgccctaattaaCAATCTCATCTTGCCCCTTTTTTAAGTAAAAAGAACATCTTGCTCAATTATCACACTGGATGGTTTCATTTTTTTCGAAAAGAAAAGCACTGGATGGTTTCATGGATACACCTCATTACAAGCAATGCCCATCATGATCTATCTATTCGCTTCATaataaagaataaaaataaaagatcTATATATTCCTTTGTCCAAGATTTTAACAAGAATCTGATGATCTAAAACATTTCGTCCAACATTCTCACTGCACAACAAAAAGATTAGCGAGTGAGAGATGAAGAGTAAGTAGTAGACTAATTAATTAACATGGGTGGACGGACGGTGCAGGGTGGAGCCACGACAACGGCGAGCTGCTGCTGGTGTACGAGTACATGTCCAACGGCAGCCTGGACCAGCACCTGTTCAGCTCGGCGCCGGGGTCGCGGCCGGGGCAGCCGCTGGGGTGGGAGCTCCGGTACGGCATCGTCCAGGGCGTGGCGTCGGCGCTGCACTACCTGCACGACCAGTTCGACCAGCGGGTGGTGCACCGCGACCTCAAGGCCTCCAACATCATGCTCGACGCCGCCTTCACCGCGCGCCTCGGCGACTTCGGCCTCGCCCGCGCCATCGAGACGGACAAGACCTCCTAcacggaggaggccggcggcggcgtgcACGGCACCGTCGGCTACATCGCCCCCGAGTGCTTCCACACCGAGAAGGCCACCCGCGAGTCCGACGTCTACGCCTTCGGCGCCGTCATCCTCGAGGTCGTCTGCGGCCGCCGCCCGCGCTGCGACATCGACGGCTTCCACTTCCTGGTCGACTGGGTGTGGCGCCTCCACCG
The sequence above is drawn from the Triticum aestivum cultivar Chinese Spring chromosome 7A, IWGSC CS RefSeq v2.1, whole genome shotgun sequence genome and encodes:
- the LOC123151894 gene encoding probable L-type lectin-domain containing receptor kinase S.5 encodes the protein MAVRFLVLLSLLVLASSSSGSTTSLATNATADGGSLDILDAGSVTEFSFSNFHPEYRGKNLTVVGDADITKGALQITPDTGNEAAHFLTNKSGRVLYYAPVRLWRLEKGGGKGNASAGGKKVASFRTVFTVNVFRPSGADPAEGFAFLIAPSAGEPPAGSYGGFLGLTNATTDGSAANQVVAVELDTEKQPYDPDDNHVGLNVNSVVSVANASLTPRGIEISPVKTAKYNVWIDYNGSARHITVYMADFEAAKPASPVLAAPLDLGATVAERSYLGFAASTGTKYQLNCVLAWNMTVEKLDEPSNNRGLILGLAVGVPVGVLALGAAAALGYYVCVVRRRKLGRDQGSAITGTMIRSLAGGPREFDYRELRRATNNFDERMKLGQGGYGVVYRGTVADDHSNPAAAGTAVEVAVKKFSRASTQGQNDFLAELSIINRLRHKHLVRLVGWSHDNGELLLVYEYMSNGSLDQHLFSSAPGSRPGQPLGWELRYGIVQGVASALHYLHDQFDQRVVHRDLKASNIMLDAAFTARLGDFGLARAIETDKTSYTEEAGGGVHGTVGYIAPECFHTEKATRESDVYAFGAVILEVVCGRRPRCDIDGFHFLVDWVWRLHRDGRALDAVDPGLDGAFDEDDAERLLMLGLACSHPTPAERPKAQAISQILLRSMPTPAVPPFKPSFVWPATDGGFDTMSTTAGSTSSTVVTSTSTWSGNFARGSQNHAPAPEQDTSGSLV